A part of Tigriopus californicus strain San Diego chromosome 10, Tcal_SD_v2.1, whole genome shotgun sequence genomic DNA contains:
- the LOC131887552 gene encoding uncharacterized protein LOC131887552, whose protein sequence is MAAPLGGPTSARPTSARPFHQDFFDYNVPRTDQPLNLTSYDYQEMEPWDRVEEGYSRFSALECFRIIWMSVAVLLTGTLVILVFRSIWRSRQFSWGFIGRMAFFLAFMVMSDFFDMVIFLDFYIFRVAVDFIRFGQVWAFALEFTHLAQRFLVVGIGLVELLRLISLESFFPTWHNPKSYWAVYGATGLILPFSLILFSAWTGEVTALHFFEFILLPFLLSSGLALAIYKMALKMLLHMNMEEILTVKLTLFYLFLVICESVIFFLIEEIVWGVSERSSHTTIQLIYMVRDGVHEMAHFFYPIGYFLFLASRNGSTCWRFLPALNNPSWSMFQSQRLEDLIRAEEGEAETELDSLVCSHPNGPLDRGDIEPEDRLLVSTRR, encoded by the exons ATGGCAGCCCCACTTGGTGGGCCAACCTCGGCTCGGCCAACCTCAGCTCGGCCATTTCATCAGGATTTCTTTGATTACAACGTGCCTCGAACTGACCAGCCACTCAATTTGACTTCCTACGATTACCAAGAGATGGAACCATGGGATCGGGTGGAAGAGGGTTATTCAAGATTCAGTGCTTTGGAGTGCTTTCGAATCATTTGGATGAGTGTGGCCGTGCTACTGACGGGTACCTTGGTCATTCTGGTCTTTCGCAGCATTTGGCGATCTCGCCAATTCTCA TGGGGCTTCATCGGAAgaatggcatttttcttggctttcatGGTTATGAGCGACTTCTTTGACATGGTGATCTTCTTGGATTTCTACATCTTCAGGGTGGCCGTGGACTTCATCCGTTTTGGTCAAGTCTGGGCTTTTGCTTTGGAGTTCACTCATCTGGCACAACGGTTCCTCGTAGTGGGCATTG GTTTGGTGGAGCTCCTCCGCTTGATCAGTTTGGAATCTTTTTTCCCCACATGGCACAACCCCAAGTCATATTGGGCTGTTTATGGAGCAACGGGACTCATACTACCATTCTCGTTAATCTTGTTTAGTGCTTGGACAGGAGAGGTCACCGCCCTTCATTTCTTTGAGTTTATTCTTTTACCTTTCCTACTGAG TTCTGGTTTGGCATTGGCCATCTATAAGATGGCGCTCAAAATGCTTCTACACATGAACATGGAGGAGATTTTGACGGTGAAACTCACACTGTTCTATTTGTTTCTCGTCATATGTGAGAGCGTCATATTCTTCCTCATTGAGGAAATTGTTTGGGGCGTGTCGGAAAGGTCTTCACACACTACAATTCA ACTTATCTACATGGTGCGGGACGGAGTCCACGAGATGGCCCACTTTTTCTACCCTATTGGCtactttcttttcttggcgTCAAGAAATGGAAGTACATGTTGGCGCTTTTTACCCGCCTTGAACAACCCCTCCTGGAGCATGTTCCAAAGCCAACGATTGGAAGATCTCATTCGAGCAGAAGAGGGCGAGGCCGAAACCGAGCTCGACAGTTTGGTGTGCTCGCATCCCAATGGTCCGTTGGACAGAGGCGATATCGAACCGGAAGACAGATTGTTGGTCTCCACCCGCCGTTAA
- the LOC131887550 gene encoding serine/threonine-protein kinase LMTK2-like: MSGQSVNGCGPRSARYVQRLWTWLGTFPLCSACRGAKGSSVPHAYGIFNNEPVCPDPIRIEEPHREAPALPIIGSDEIDFDLVDGSDRLAPLSPHITTSTPAKPSLVIRRHDLQLTKVLGRGQFGMIVSGHLRRNDLQSFPPPSQQQQQQSLSHGEHLVYHQPVVVRVLKEEATLREQSQFLNDPQVEPVVHPNVLQCLGVASDQIPYLTLFEFCSKGDLKSFMNHNLGLVQTLAENDGLLLKFSQNIVSGMAKLMGERMDLVPWDLGARCCQVSTDLSVKIGDYGYASMIHCDDYIPTCGHSLPIRWFPPETLVSLRDKLNSSPTETVSSVLGPNSGRSIWTLAMTLWEITHLCQLKPYEDILPSDSSFLDRVESHADILISPTRIKVAGVDVDAIESVIQLCMKENPNDRPECHRLDQYLTDIYQCFQMNRSS; this comes from the exons ATGAGTGGTCAGAGTGTGAATGGTTGTGGCCCCCGGAGTGCTCGTTACGTTCAACGTTTATGGACTTGGTTGGGAACCTTTCCACTATGTTCGGCATGTAGAGGGGCCAAAGGCTCATCAGTCCCTCACGCTTACGGGATCTTCAATAATGAGCCCGTCTGTCCGGATCCCATCAGGATCGAGGAACCTCACCGTGAGGCCCCTGCCCTGCCAATCATCGGAAGTGATGAAATCGATTTCGATTTGGTTGACGGGTCAGATCGCTTGGCCCCGTTATCCCCACACATCACGAC GTCCACCCCCGCCAAACCGAGTTTGGTGATCCGGAGGCACGACCTCCAACTCACCAAAGTGCTGGGCCGAGGTCAGTTCGGTATGATCGTTAGCGGGCATCTTCGGCGGAACGATCTGCAATCATTTCCACCTCCatcgcaacaacaacaacaacagtcaCTGTCCCATGGAGAGCATTTGGTATATCATCAACCGGTGGTGGTGAGAGTCCTCAAAGAGGAGGCCACCCTCCGAGAGCAAAGCCAATTCTTGAATGATCCTCAGGTGGAGCCCGTGGTCCATCCAAACGTATTGCAATGTCTGGGTGTAGCCAGTGATCAAATCCCATATCTGACCCTGTTCGAGTTTTGCTCCAAGGGTGATCTAAAGAGTTTCATGAACCACAACTTGG GTCTGGTCCAAACCCTGGCGGAAAATGATGGCCTATTGCTCAAATTTAGTCAGAATATCGTGAGTGGCATGGCCAAGCTAATGGGGGAAAGAATGGACCTGGTCCCTTGGGATTTGGGTGCGCGTTGTTGTCAGGTGTCAACGGATCTTTCTGTCAAG ATTGGCGATTATGGGTACGCCTCCATGATCCATTGTGATGATTACATTCCGACCTGTGGCCATTCCCTTCCCATCCGGTGGTTTCCCCCTGAAACTTTGGTTTCATTGCGAGATAAGTTGAACTCAAGCCCGACCGAAACTGTTTCCAGTGTTTTGGGCCCCAATTCTGGACGCTCAATTTGGACTCTGGCCATGACCTTATGGGAGATCACGCATTTGTGCCAACTCAAGCCTTACGAGGATATTCTGCCATCGGACTCAAGTTTCTTAGACAGAGTTGAATCACATGCCGATATTCTGATATCGCCGACCAGGATCAAAGTCGCT ggaGTGGATGTCGATGCTATCGAATCGGTGATTCAATTGTGTATGAAGGAGAATCCCAACGATCGGCCCGAATGTCACCGTTTGGATCAATACCTGACTGATATCTACCAATGTTTCCAAATGAACCGGTCGTCTTGA
- the LOC131887551 gene encoding uncharacterized protein LOC131887551 → MNTWVEEWLRSSTFCRRSKGFAWLVTLYLVLISQNWASATGMDVYGEESMPSEISEIHRNDGNVELAHVLYTNRDPWADFRDKKNMFLRSTRSSPTGSIVAIKKEVSPIVSWLSLNPVLKSRRVAAYPKRSDHMLTRALREEPTGTMSGDSDLFMTRWGPIRVYGNNPSPRQVDLALMRLSSRARALPEGTIVNRVSRSRPRFPEAKRQIGNGMWTRSLRSPDNQDMWMRSLKRFDEDMYMRSLRSTQLSPAKEILRPTRGDDMLTRSLRSGSTALNDMLARSLKKRKSAPSTTHSIAQRGDEILIRSLRSMDSSSTDHLLFKDEDQINRELRSKNTRQGRAGDSSDMLTRSLRSNPLKTLSFNDLSAQPMAISASPSEEEQVAQQVAQQEADEPDEAETAFSRKWEVARAKLGEHPQELAKLFLRLSKDRHHS, encoded by the exons ATGAACACCTGGGTTGAGGAATGGCTTCGTTCCTCGACATTTTGTCGTCGCTCCAAAGGTTTTGCGTGGCTCGTGACATTGTACTTGGTCTTGATTTCTCAAAATTGGGCTTCAGCAACGGGGATGGATGTCTATGGGGAAGAGTCAATGCCTagcgagatttctgagatcCATAGGAATGATGGCAATG TGGAGTTGGCTCACGTTTTGTACACCAACCGAGATCCATGGGCGGATTTCCGGGACAAGAAGAACATGTTCCTTCGTTCCACACGCTCATCCCCGACCGGTTCAATTGTTGCGATCAAAAAGGAGGTGAGTCCTATTGTGTCCTGGTTATCCCTCAACCCCGTGCTGAAGTCCCGGAGAGTGGCGGCCTACCCCAAACGATCTGATCACATGCTAACTCGAGCATTGCGCGAAGAACCCACGGGAACAATGAGCGGAGATAGTGACCTGTTCATGACTCGTTGGGGCCCCATCCG AGTCTATGGCAATAACCCAAGCCCACGCCAAGTTGATCTAGCTTTAATGCGGCTCTCGTCGCGGGCACGGGCCTTACCCGAAGGCACAATAGTCAATCGCGTCTCGCGTTCTCGACCTCGTTTCCCCGAGGCCAAGCGACAAATAGGTAATGGCATGTGGACTCGCTCGCTCCGTTCACCCGACAATCAGGATATGTGGATGAGGTCCTTGAAGCGATTCGACGAAGACATGTATATGCGGTCTCTACGGTCCACCCAGTTATCCCCTGCTAAGGAGATCCTGCGACCCACCAGAGGTGACGACATGCTCACTCGGTCTCTTCGCAGTGGCAGCACGGCCTTGAACGATATGTTGGCCCGGTCTCTGAAGAAGCGGAAAAGCGCACCTTCCACGACCCACTCCATTGCTCAGCGTGGGGACGAGATTCTCATACGGTCCTTACGATCAATGGATTCAAGTTCCACCGACCACCTCTTGTTCAAGGACGAAGACCA GATTAATCGAGAATTGCGGTCAAAAAACACGCGCCAAGGCCGAGCTGGCGATAGTTCGGACATGCTTACCCGGTCTTTACGATCCAACCCTTTGAAGACCCTTTCATTCAACGACCTGTCGGCTCAACCAATGGCGATATCGGCATCCCCAAGTGAAGAGGAGCAAGTGGCGCAACAGGTGGCGCAACAAGAGGCGGATGAGCCGGACGAGGCGGAGACGGCGTTTAGCCGGAAATGGGAGGTGGCTAGAGCCAAACTCGGAGAGCATCCCCAAGAATTGGCTAAACTCTTTCTCCGGTTGAGCAAAGACCGACACCATTCATAA
- the LOC131888219 gene encoding ankyrin repeat domain-containing protein 31-like has protein sequence MGWEQALTDAVYNNNIEKVKHYLRKEEIRRGLGRLEWTWGEAPLHRAAAIGRNDILKVLVEAGCNLDAYSVHDKDRMTCLHLAVWCNQGETVRLLLQLGADPTLKGTWMEYQGTPLDFAREYKNTEILAVFRDFDNDGKITQSSTINRVKGPGASGTRMQTSTILSGLENLPSKEKAIYKAAELLKKSQRAEKNIGELKRRLVQAEKELFDIHENPDFMTQEEIDDLAVEIDELKIFATEVRKVL, from the exons AAAAAGTGAAGCATTACCTTCGGAAAGAGGAGATTCGTCGTGGTTTGGGTCGGCTGGAGTGGACATGGGGCGAGGCCCCCCTTCATCGGGCAGCGGCCATCGGGCGCAACGACATCCTCAAGGTCTTGGTGGAGGCCGGATGCAACCTCGACGCTTACTCCGTTCATGACAAGGATCGCATGACCTGCTTGCACCTAGCGG TGTGGTGCAATCAGGGCGAAACCGTCCGTCTGTTGTTGCAATTGGGAGCGGATCCTACCCTAAAAGGGACCTGGATGGAGTACCAAGGAACACCGCTGGATTTTGCTCGCGAGTACAAGAACACCGAAATATTGGCCGTATTCAGAGACTTTGACAATGATGGCAAGATCACCCAAAGCTCAACCATTAACAGAGTAAAAG GACCTGGTGCCAGTGGGACTCGAATGCAGACCTCTACCATCCTGAGTGGTCTTGAAAACCTACCCTCCAAGGAGAAGGCCATCTACAAGGCTGCCGAGCTCTTGAAGAAATCCCAACGTGCGGAAAAGAACATTGGCGAGTTGAAGCGACGCCTCGTTCAGGCCGAGAAGGAGCTGTTCGACATTCACGAGAATCCGGATTTCATGACGCAGGAAGAGATCGACGATCTCGCCGTTGAGATTGACGAATTGAAAATCTTCGCCACGGAGGTTCGAAAAGTCCTATAA